Sequence from the uncultured Flavobacterium sp. genome:
CCTTCAGATGTTATTATAAGTACAGTAACACCAAATGAGTTTTTACAATTGAATCCTGACGGTTCTATAGATATTTTGCCAAATGCTCCAGCAGGAACTTTGACAATGGTATATCAAATTTGTGAAGCTGATCAAACTTCAAACTGCGATACTGCGACAGTTACAATAACTATTGAAGCGCCAACGATGACAGTTACAGCGACAGCAATTTGTGTAAACGACGTTCCGTATCTTGATTATGTAGTCACTCCAGGAAACTTTACTCCGGTAAATGGTGTAACAATTGCTTGGGCAGATGCTGCTAACAATGTTGTAACTACAATGACTGACTTACCACTAAGCGGACGTGTATTATGGCCGGGTGCTGTGGTTGATCAAGCCGGAAATGGTATTGACTGGCCAGGATGGGTATTCCAAAATAATAAATGGATACAAGCTCCTGACGGATTTGAAGGTCTTCGTCCAAAAGCTAACGTGACAATATCTGTAAATCCAAGTCAAACAATTACAGTAGATTATCCGCCAGCAGATCCTTTCTGTACTGCAAGACCAACATTTGCGATTCTTGCGAATGATGATAGTGCAGGTCCGTTGCCAGCAGCAATTGGAGGAACAAATGTAGTGAATGTATATACTAATGATACCTTAAACGGTGATCCGGTAAATCCTGCAGATGTTACACTTACATTAGTAACACCAGATCCTACGGGAGCATTAACACTAAACCCTGATGGTTCTGTAGATGTAAAAGTGGGAACTCTTGGAGGAACATATACTTTAACGTATCAAATTTGTGAAAAAGCCGATAACGGAAATTGTGATACAGCAATTGTAACCGTAACAGTTCTTGATCCTGCACCGCCAACTCCGGTTGATGCTGTAGACGATACTTATACTGTGGGTTGTAATACTTTTGGATTAGTTGGAAACGTTTTGGCCAATGACTTAAAAGGAAATATCCCAGCGACATTAGAGTTGGTAAACTTTACCTTATTGAGCGAAACCGGCAATCAATCTAAAACAGATCCAAATATCACGATTGATGCTTCCGGAAATGTAACAGTTTCAAGTTTAACGCCTCCTGGTACTTATACTTATTCTTATAGAATTTGTGATAAACTAAGCGCTGAAAATTGTGATACCGCAACAATTACGATCACAGTTTCTCCAAATGGTGTAACAAATATTGCCAGCAAAGCTTGTAATGACGATAGAACTCCTATTAATTTACTTGCCTTACTACCAGAAAACACACCACAAACAGGAATCTGGGTTGATATAGATGGAAGCAATTCATTACAAGGAAATGTACTTAACGCATTTGGACTAGCAATTGGCAATTATAAATTTGAATATCAAATAACCGACGCAAATTGTCCAAGAAGTGTACTTCTTAACATGGAAGTAAATGCTGATTGTGTAGTATTAGCGTGCGAAAATATAGTAATACACAATGCCTTCTCTCCTAATGGAGATGGTAAAAATGATGTTTTCGTAATTGATAATATCGATGAAACAACATGTTATCCAGAAAACACTGTAGAAATCTATAACCGTTGGGGAATATTAGTATTTGAAACTACTAATTACAATAATACAACCAACGCTTTTGACGGAACCTCAAGAGGTAGAACCACTGTAAAACAATCAGATGGATTACCAACAGGAACATATTTCTATGTTGTTACCTACAAATCTCTTGACGGAAATAATGTAGTTCAAAATCATAAACTAGATGGATACTTATATCTGTCTAAATAGAACATAGCAGAAGAAATGCTCTATAACAGACATTCTATTATAGAGCATTATCCGATAATTAATAAAAATAAATCCTTATTCCCTGAGTAAGCGAATGCATTGAATTTTTTGATTTCCCTAATACAAAAAAATCAATAGTAATAATTAAAATAATAAATATCTACTATGAGAACAAAATTATTTTTCTTCGTCATTATGTTTGTTACAATTGCAGGATATGGGCAGCAAGATGCACAATATACGCAGTATATGTACAACACAATAAATATAAATCCTGCTTATGCAGGTTCTCGTGGCGCTTTAAGTATTTTTGCTTTGCACCGCGACCAATGGGTAGGACTTGATGGAGCTCCGAAAACTAATACTGTTTCCGTAAATACTCCAATCAATAATAGCAATATAGGAATCGGACTTTCGCTGGTAAATGACAAAATTGGTCCAACAAACGAAAACCAAATCTCTGCAGATATATCCTATACAATACCAACTTCTGAGACCTGGAAACTCTCTTTTGGTATAAAAGCTACAGCTGATATTTTTAATATTGATATCGATAAACTAAATCCTGAAACTGCCGGAGATCCACAATTTCAAAACTTCAATAGTGATTTTTCTCCTAATATTGGTGCCGGAGTTTATTGGCACTCAGATAATGCATACATCGGATTATCAGTTCCAAATTTTATAGAAACCAACCGTTACGATGATAATGATGTAGCAATTTATAAAGACAAAATAAACTATTATTTAATGGCCGGATATGTTTTTGATCTCTCTTATGATTTAAAATTTAAACCTGCCGTATTAACAAAAATGGTCGAAGGTGCTCCTCTTCAAGTAGATGTATCAGCAAACTTTATGTTTTTTGACAAATTTACAGTTGGAGTAGCCTATAGATGGAGTGCTGCCTTAAGTGCTATGGTAGGATTTCAAATTACAGATGGTCTATATGTTGGATATGGATACGACAACGAAACTACCAATTTAAGAAACTACAATTCAGGTTCGCATGAAATCTTCCTGCGCTATGAAATCTTCAAAAACAATGGTAAAATGACAACTCCTCGTTTCTTTTAAAAATGATTATTATGAAAAATTATATACTCCTTTGCTTAACAATCATAAGTGCTTTTTCATTTAACAGTTATTCTCAGCAATCGAAAGTAAACTCTGGCGACAAAAAGTACAATAACTACGCTTATGTTGATGCAATAAAGACGTACGAAAAAGTTGCCTCAAAAGGATACAAATCTGAGGAAATGTTCAAAAAGCTTGGTAATTCCTATTACTTCAACTCAGAGTTTGATGGAGCCGCAAAATGGTATGGAGAATTATTTGCAATGAATACAAATGTTGAACCCGAATATTATTACAGATATGCACAATCTCTAAAATCAACCGGACAACTTGATAAAGCAAACAAAATTCTGGACGAATTTAATATCAAATACAAAGGCGATAACAGAGGTAAACTTTATAAAGAAGATGTAAATTATCTGGACCAAATCAAAGCAAATTCAGGACGTTATAAAATTGAAGATGCCGGCATAAACAGC
This genomic interval carries:
- a CDS encoding type IX secretion system membrane protein PorP/SprF, with amino-acid sequence MRTKLFFFVIMFVTIAGYGQQDAQYTQYMYNTININPAYAGSRGALSIFALHRDQWVGLDGAPKTNTVSVNTPINNSNIGIGLSLVNDKIGPTNENQISADISYTIPTSETWKLSFGIKATADIFNIDIDKLNPETAGDPQFQNFNSDFSPNIGAGVYWHSDNAYIGLSVPNFIETNRYDDNDVAIYKDKINYYLMAGYVFDLSYDLKFKPAVLTKMVEGAPLQVDVSANFMFFDKFTVGVAYRWSAALSAMVGFQITDGLYVGYGYDNETTNLRNYNSGSHEIFLRYEIFKNNGKMTTPRFF